The following proteins come from a genomic window of Caldalkalibacillus thermarum:
- a CDS encoding N-6 DNA methylase: protein MSRDKALQFIHELENQFNKKEIEAEKGLTVELLKLHTLFFAMENEKYGEKLTNIITREELKNRRGNVKETIQSLYRMLESIEPSLSGVFLNDTFKNIEETTLYKLVVLLERYGLTKTEYQHSEATAVFFETLIKELLASSKGYDFTPDGLSQLMIQALKPITGSVYDGTAGIANILVDAYRYVKGKGKDITVYGQEINEELYVIGKLNLFVNHILPEQGDMKLGDTIRDPKWLENGRLMQFDYIMMNFPFGLRDWGYEFAINDPYHRFELYDLPSKSQGDYSFILHALASLNQEGKAALIVPFGTLVRGAAERKIRSILLKDDVIESIVSLPNNLFSGTGIQVALLLLNKHKPSHKKGKVQFINAEGDYERTRTQKYLTSKHVQKIIETLEEYENKEKYSRIVTIDEIAENNWDLNPSLYFIHVELDTEFGKIVFNKKKYESEAEKLVQIGDIAEVIRGVNLPTRRQIESADGELFPVIQIRDIENGEIRFETIDEFPIQTRDVQRVTAQPGDILVSSRGTQQKIAIVPEYDGTILVSNMFIIIRLHSTKEVDPVYVKRFLESPIGQYFFEAHQSGSIATVLTPNDIRSIELPLLPIEQQQEMIRQLEEADELIRKAYEERKQKYFDAYQKFGIGAFIRPMIKQGE, encoded by the coding sequence ATGAGCCGCGACAAAGCGTTGCAATTTATTCATGAATTAGAAAATCAATTTAATAAGAAAGAAATTGAAGCGGAAAAAGGATTAACAGTCGAATTATTAAAGCTGCATACTCTGTTTTTTGCCATGGAGAATGAAAAATATGGTGAGAAGCTTACAAACATCATAACAAGGGAAGAACTTAAAAATCGCCGCGGAAATGTAAAAGAGACCATCCAATCTTTATACCGTATGCTTGAAAGTATAGAGCCTTCACTCTCTGGCGTGTTTCTTAACGATACATTCAAGAACATCGAGGAAACCACTCTTTATAAATTAGTGGTTCTTCTTGAACGATATGGATTAACGAAAACGGAGTATCAACATAGCGAGGCTACGGCAGTTTTTTTTGAAACATTAATAAAAGAGCTGCTTGCATCTTCAAAAGGTTATGACTTCACACCCGATGGCCTGTCACAGCTAATGATTCAGGCATTAAAGCCAATTACGGGATCCGTATATGACGGAACCGCTGGAATTGCAAATATACTGGTTGATGCCTACCGATACGTTAAAGGCAAAGGAAAAGATATTACTGTTTATGGACAAGAGATTAATGAGGAGTTATATGTTATTGGCAAGCTGAATTTGTTTGTCAATCATATCTTGCCAGAACAGGGGGATATGAAATTGGGTGATACCATTCGTGACCCGAAATGGCTCGAAAATGGGCGCCTGATGCAATTTGACTATATTATGATGAATTTCCCATTCGGTTTAAGAGATTGGGGATATGAGTTTGCCATCAATGACCCTTATCATCGATTTGAATTATATGATCTTCCATCTAAATCACAAGGAGATTATTCCTTTATATTACACGCATTGGCGTCTTTAAATCAGGAAGGGAAAGCGGCATTAATCGTTCCTTTTGGAACACTGGTTAGAGGTGCGGCAGAAAGAAAAATTCGCTCCATCTTATTAAAAGACGATGTAATCGAAAGCATTGTTTCCCTTCCAAACAATTTATTTAGCGGAACGGGTATTCAGGTGGCGCTTCTTCTATTGAATAAACATAAACCAAGCCACAAAAAAGGCAAAGTGCAATTCATTAATGCCGAAGGGGATTATGAGCGGACAAGAACACAGAAATATTTGACTTCCAAACATGTCCAGAAAATCATTGAAACGCTCGAGGAATATGAAAACAAAGAAAAATACTCACGCATTGTTACTATAGATGAAATTGCCGAAAATAATTGGGACTTAAACCCATCCTTATACTTTATTCATGTGGAACTGGACACAGAATTCGGCAAGATCGTCTTTAATAAGAAAAAATACGAAAGCGAAGCGGAAAAACTTGTGCAGATCGGGGACATTGCGGAGGTCATCCGCGGCGTGAATCTTCCAACCCGTAGACAAATCGAAAGTGCAGACGGGGAGTTATTCCCTGTTATTCAAATACGAGATATCGAAAATGGAGAAATACGCTTTGAAACCATTGATGAATTTCCGATTCAAACAAGAGATGTACAGCGTGTTACCGCACAGCCGGGGGACATTTTAGTGTCAAGTAGGGGAACCCAACAGAAAATTGCCATTGTTCCGGAATACGATGGAACGATTTTAGTATCGAATATGTTTATTATCATTCGCCTTCATTCTACGAAAGAAGTCGATCCTGTCTACGTTAAACGTTTCTTAGAAAGTCCGATTGGCCAATACTTTTTTGAAGCTCATCAAAGCGGATCTATTGCAACAGTTTTAACTCCAAATGATATTCGCTCCATTGAGTTGCCTTTGCTTCCTATTGAGCAGCAACAGGAGATGATTAGACAGCTGGAAGAAGCAGATGAATTAATTCGCAAAGCTTATGAAGAGAGGAAGCAAAAATACTTTGATGCTTATCAAAAGTTTGGCATTGGAGCTTTTATCCGACCAATGATAAAGCAGGGGGAATGA